A single Sulfurimonas aquatica DNA region contains:
- a CDS encoding TRAP transporter small permease subunit, protein MKIIENIVKSTSYVTALVLVLLVVLILFDALSRYLFSMGSTSLQELEWHFFDVVILLSIAYTLKYNAHVRVDIFYAKFSPKLQAIINILTTLFFIFPLSFLIIYVGVGFVEMSFVQNEASSDPGGLSNRWIVKSLMPLSFIILLLQSLEELINSYKEWKVL, encoded by the coding sequence TTGAAAATTATAGAGAATATAGTAAAGTCTACATCGTATGTAACGGCATTAGTATTAGTATTACTAGTAGTTTTAATCCTTTTTGACGCTCTAAGCCGTTATCTGTTTTCAATGGGTTCAACTTCACTTCAAGAGTTAGAGTGGCACTTTTTTGACGTTGTGATTCTACTTAGCATCGCATATACGTTGAAGTATAATGCTCATGTTCGCGTTGATATTTTTTACGCTAAATTTTCTCCAAAGTTACAGGCAATTATAAATATACTCACTACTCTTTTTTTTATTTTTCCTTTGTCGTTTCTTATTATTTACGTAGGCGTTGGGTTTGTAGAGATGAGTTTTGTACAAAATGAAGCTTCATCAGACCCAGGTGGTTTGAGTAATAGATGGATAGTGAAATCACTTATGCCGCTTTCATTTATTATATTATTACTTCAGTCACTCGAAGAGTTGATAAACAGCTATAAAGAGTGGAAAGTATTATGA
- a CDS encoding DUF4105 domain-containing protein, producing MENNESEIDDENFFLSINGKEDPKAELLATLSAFFSNEKADDNSSICRFPARYVWLQEKLKAKDFPTAVCSEYEKTYKRVDPKSVTLVFPSAHINSPASMFGHTFLRINSSYNSKLLSYAVNYAASVNSETENGVFFAIKGLFGGYYGRYSLLPYYEKLKEYRDSEQRDIWEYDLNLNEDEIERMFMHIWELNGVYSDYFFLTENCSYNMLWLLEVAREELKLRDSFLYQVIPLESVQIVKENNILTKSSYRPSKRTILLKYEELIDERYLAIPLNLIGSEYKLEELIDNNEINVTQKSYLLEATVENLEYLFSKGKITKDEYLEKFHKFTRARAKLGLSNKIDIKTPPNPIDSHRAVRLQAGVGSDNGEMKSYLGMRPAYHDLEDSNYGFLRGTQIEFMDILLSSSKNGVEVENATILSIVSLAQRSEFFKSLSWRTKIGWNREYLKDDAIFNLSIGTGYSWGNELAFVYTLVDPIFYLKDDFTSGLGVSVGLNFDKYKLVNTNIELTKRVYDNGRNQTIIKASQGFNLTQNSKIVLKYDYIDKYVDKLKKTEHSFLGILRYYY from the coding sequence ATGGAAAATAATGAGAGTGAGATAGATGATGAAAACTTCTTTTTATCAATAAATGGAAAAGAGGACCCTAAAGCAGAACTTTTAGCTACGTTAAGCGCTTTTTTTAGTAATGAAAAAGCTGATGATAACTCAAGCATATGTAGATTTCCAGCAAGATATGTATGGTTGCAAGAGAAATTAAAGGCTAAAGATTTTCCAACTGCAGTATGTAGTGAGTATGAAAAAACTTATAAGAGAGTAGACCCTAAATCAGTAACACTCGTTTTTCCATCTGCACATATAAACTCTCCTGCTTCGATGTTTGGACATACGTTTTTACGAATAAATTCGTCTTACAACTCTAAACTTTTATCTTATGCTGTAAATTATGCTGCTAGTGTAAATAGTGAGACAGAAAACGGTGTATTCTTTGCCATTAAGGGACTCTTTGGAGGTTATTATGGACGCTATTCACTTTTACCATATTATGAAAAGCTCAAAGAGTATAGAGATAGTGAGCAAAGAGATATTTGGGAATATGATTTAAATCTTAACGAAGATGAAATAGAGAGAATGTTTATGCATATCTGGGAATTAAATGGAGTATATTCAGATTATTTTTTTCTTACAGAAAATTGTTCATACAATATGCTATGGTTACTTGAAGTAGCTAGAGAAGAGCTAAAGCTTCGAGATTCTTTTTTGTATCAAGTTATCCCCCTTGAGAGCGTCCAAATAGTAAAAGAGAATAATATACTTACAAAAAGTAGCTATAGACCATCCAAAAGAACTATACTCTTAAAATATGAAGAGTTGATAGATGAAAGATATTTAGCAATTCCTCTGAATTTAATCGGTTCTGAGTATAAGTTAGAAGAACTTATAGATAATAATGAAATAAATGTGACCCAAAAAAGTTATCTACTAGAAGCTACAGTTGAAAATTTAGAATATCTTTTTAGTAAGGGGAAGATAACTAAAGATGAGTATTTAGAGAAGTTTCATAAATTTACAAGAGCTCGAGCAAAATTAGGTCTAAGTAATAAAATAGATATTAAAACACCACCAAATCCAATTGATAGCCATAGAGCTGTAAGACTGCAAGCTGGTGTTGGAAGCGACAATGGCGAGATGAAATCATATCTTGGAATGAGACCAGCTTATCATGACTTAGAAGATAGCAACTATGGATTTTTAAGAGGCACTCAAATAGAATTTATGGATATACTACTCTCTAGCTCAAAAAACGGAGTTGAAGTTGAAAATGCGACCATACTCTCTATAGTGTCTTTAGCGCAAAGAAGCGAGTTTTTTAAAAGTCTCTCTTGGAGAACTAAGATAGGCTGGAATCGTGAATATCTTAAAGATGACGCAATATTTAATCTAAGCATTGGCACTGGTTATAGCTGGGGAAATGAACTTGCATTTGTTTATACATTAGTAGATCCAATCTTTTACTTAAAAGATGATTTTACTTCTGGTTTAGGAGTAAGCGTAGGTTTGAATTTTGATAAGTATAAATTAGTCAATACAAATATAGAACTTACAAAAAGAGTTTATGACAATGGGCGTAATCAGACGATCATTAAAGCGTCACAAGGTTTTAACTTAACGCAAAACTCTAAAATAGTGCTAAAATACGACTATATTGATAAATATGTAGATAAACTGAAAAAAACTGAGCATTCATTTCTTGGCATATTGCGGTATTATTATTAA
- a CDS encoding TRAP transporter large permease: protein MIAFIMFLVALVFLLLGIPVAFAFGGVAMMFAFVMPELGFEVFNILPFRIYGIMNNTTLMAVPLFIMMGLILEKSGMAERLLLSMSSLFKSVRGGLGVSVVLVGAILAASTGIVSASVVMMSVIALPLMINAGYNKSLASGTIASSGTLGQIIPPSIILIILGDVMSVSVGDLFKGAVLPGLALVGLYVAYILIRAFVNKDDAPAIVTHEKISFYEVFKSIVPPLLLMVSVLGSIFAGIASPTESAAFGVLGGVILSAINKTLNAQMLKYALSETMKLSGMIFMILIGATTFSLVFNELGGSDLILEFFSEDVGDVWVFITVAMISIFILGFFIDFIEISFIIVPILVPVMAAFGIDPIWFAVLIAMNLQASFLTPPFGLSLFFLKGAAGDSVSTLEIYKGIIPFILLQLMGLGLVLLFPNLVFAFL from the coding sequence ATGATAGCGTTTATAATGTTTCTTGTAGCTCTTGTTTTTTTACTTCTTGGCATTCCAGTCGCATTTGCATTTGGTGGGGTAGCGATGATGTTCGCGTTTGTTATGCCCGAACTTGGTTTTGAAGTCTTTAACATTTTGCCATTTAGAATTTATGGGATTATGAATAACACGACGCTTATGGCGGTTCCTCTGTTTATAATGATGGGACTCATCCTTGAAAAGTCAGGTATGGCAGAGCGATTGCTTCTTTCAATGAGTTCACTCTTTAAAAGCGTAAGAGGAGGGCTGGGAGTAAGCGTAGTACTCGTAGGTGCCATACTTGCTGCGTCTACTGGAATAGTATCGGCTTCTGTTGTGATGATGAGCGTCATAGCTCTTCCTCTAATGATAAACGCAGGATACAACAAATCTCTTGCAAGTGGCACTATCGCTTCGAGTGGTACTCTAGGTCAGATTATTCCACCTTCCATCATTCTTATCATTTTAGGCGACGTTATGAGCGTAAGCGTAGGTGATCTTTTTAAGGGCGCAGTACTTCCTGGGCTAGCCTTAGTAGGGCTTTACGTCGCTTACATACTTATAAGAGCTTTTGTAAACAAAGATGACGCGCCCGCGATAGTTACTCATGAGAAAATCTCCTTTTATGAAGTTTTTAAGTCTATAGTCCCACCGCTACTTCTAATGGTCTCTGTATTAGGTAGTATATTTGCGGGTATAGCGTCTCCAACAGAGTCTGCCGCGTTTGGCGTACTTGGTGGCGTTATATTATCAGCTATAAATAAAACGCTGAATGCTCAGATGTTAAAGTATGCCTTGTCAGAGACTATGAAGCTTAGTGGGATGATATTTATGATTCTTATTGGAGCCACTACATTTAGTTTAGTATTTAACGAGCTTGGTGGTAGTGACCTTATATTGGAGTTCTTTAGTGAAGACGTAGGGGATGTATGGGTATTTATTACCGTTGCGATGATAAGTATCTTTATTTTAGGTTTTTTTATAGACTTTATTGAGATAAGCTTTATAATTGTCCCTATTTTGGTACCTGTTATGGCAGCATTTGGAATTGATCCTATCTGGTTTGCGGTTTTAATAGCGATGAATCTACAAGCCTCTTTTTTAACGCCACCCTTTGGACTCTCTCTCTTCTTTTTAAAAGGAGCAGCTGGAGATAGCGTTTCAACTTTAGAAATATACAAAGGAATTATTCCTTTTATTCTCTTGCAGTTAATGGGCTTAGGCCTCGTTTTATTATTTCCAAATCTTGTTTTTGCTTTTTTATAA